The proteins below are encoded in one region of Thermococcus sp. 21S7:
- a CDS encoding type II/IV secretion system ATPase subunit, with product MAQVVSDTLEEAMARNPHLRKYVDRFRKKYGKMPEFYAQLSRDMKDILYPNILYPVGDPIFIHIYGDATTEKKYIVIEPRIETREEEQKYAMIRDKILELAPARDIPEDQEEFERFLDALFDEAVLALIKSRKGVLGKGKTFIITKEEMEKFRYLIKRDIIGIGPLEPIARDPYIEDIHIIGANHVSLVHKIFEMMQTNISFGDDVTLADYFKNIAERIGRPVSDRTPIVDGALPDGSRINIIYSPDISIRGPSATIRKFSATPISITQLIAWGTLSAEVAAYLWVALEYGMSVFVCGETASGKTTLLNSIIPFIKPGSKIYTAEDTPEVQVPHPTWQRLITRERGPEESRVTLFDLLKAALRSRPNYIIVGEIRGAEGSIAFQAMQTGHPVMSTFHAGDIKKMIQRFTGHPINVPITFIDNLNIAVFQQAVYVKGKFLRRTVSVVEIEGYYEELGGVATRNVFEWDPVADKHIFRGFNNSYILERKIAEIAGYEDPKEIYNELFLRARILQRMVELGITNYWDVYKEIKAFYQRGIEGLSFRI from the coding sequence ATGGCGCAGGTGGTCAGCGACACCCTTGAAGAGGCAATGGCGAGGAACCCACACCTCAGGAAATACGTTGACAGATTCAGAAAGAAGTATGGAAAGATGCCTGAGTTTTACGCACAGCTGAGCAGGGATATGAAGGACATACTGTACCCCAACATTCTATACCCCGTCGGAGACCCCATATTCATCCACATCTACGGTGACGCAACAACGGAGAAAAAGTACATTGTCATAGAGCCGAGGATAGAGACCAGGGAAGAGGAACAGAAGTACGCCATGATTAGGGATAAGATACTTGAGCTGGCACCGGCGAGGGATATTCCTGAGGATCAGGAAGAATTTGAGAGGTTCCTCGATGCGCTCTTTGACGAAGCCGTGCTCGCCCTCATAAAATCTAGGAAAGGGGTTCTCGGTAAGGGGAAGACCTTCATCATAACCAAGGAGGAGATGGAGAAGTTCCGCTACCTCATCAAGCGTGATATCATAGGCATCGGCCCGCTTGAACCGATAGCCAGGGACCCGTACATTGAGGATATCCACATAATCGGCGCGAACCACGTATCCCTCGTCCACAAGATATTCGAGATGATGCAGACCAATATCTCCTTCGGCGACGACGTCACGCTGGCTGACTACTTTAAGAACATCGCCGAACGCATCGGAAGACCGGTCAGCGACAGGACCCCAATAGTTGATGGGGCTTTACCCGACGGCTCCCGTATAAACATAATATACTCCCCGGACATTTCTATCCGCGGTCCGAGCGCGACCATTCGTAAGTTCTCGGCCACGCCCATAAGCATAACCCAGCTTATAGCCTGGGGAACGCTCAGCGCCGAAGTGGCCGCTTACCTGTGGGTAGCCCTTGAGTACGGTATGAGTGTTTTTGTCTGCGGTGAGACGGCTTCTGGTAAGACAACCCTCCTCAACTCGATAATCCCATTCATCAAGCCCGGATCGAAGATTTACACCGCAGAGGACACGCCTGAGGTTCAGGTACCGCATCCAACCTGGCAGAGGCTTATAACCCGTGAGAGGGGCCCTGAGGAGAGCAGGGTCACGCTCTTTGACCTCCTGAAAGCTGCGCTACGTTCGAGACCCAACTACATCATAGTCGGTGAGATCCGTGGTGCCGAGGGATCAATAGCCTTCCAGGCGATGCAGACGGGTCACCCCGTCATGAGCACCTTCCACGCGGGCGACATCAAGAAGATGATACAGCGTTTCACCGGTCACCCGATAAACGTTCCGATAACCTTCATAGACAACCTCAACATAGCGGTTTTCCAGCAGGCGGTCTACGTCAAGGGCAAGTTCCTGAGGAGAACCGTCAGCGTCGTTGAGATTGAGGGTTACTACGAGGAGCTCGGCGGCGTCGCGACGAGGAACGTCTTTGAGTGGGACCCCGTTGCGGACAAGCACATATTCCGCGGTTTCAACAACTCTTACATCCTGGAGAGGAAGATAGCCGAGATAGCGGGCTACGAGGATCCCAAGGAGATTTACAACGAGCTGTTCCTCCGCGCGAGGATACTTCAGAGGATGGTTGAGCTAGGCATAACCAACTACTGGGACGTCTACAAGGAGATCAAGGCCTTCTACCAGAGGGGCATTGAGGGGCTGAGCTTCAGGATATAA